The Winogradskyella schleiferi genome contains the following window.
ACGTCACTTCGAGTAATTCCGATTTTCGGAATTGTATAGAGAAGCCTTAAAAAAAGTACTTGATAAAAATTTCAAAAAAGCAATTTCACTCGAACTGACGGAAATAATAAAACTATGAAACCTAACATTTCAATTCAAAAAGTAGAACATTCGAAAGTTGAAAACATCGATTTCAACAATATTCCATTAGGCACCACATTTACAGACCACATGTTTATATGTGATTACGATAAAGGCGAATGGCTTAACCCGAGAATTGTCCCAATGGGATTAATCCCAACGCATCCAGCAGCCATGGCTTTGCATTATGGACAAGCTATTTTTGAAGGCATGAAAGCCACGGTTGATGCAGAAGGCAACCCTATGTTATTTCGGGCAGATAAAAACGCAGCACGCTTAAATAAAAGTGCAGACCGAATGGGAATGCCTCATTTTCCAGAAGATTTATTTGTGGAAGGCCTAAAACAATTGGTAGATTTAGAACGCAATTGGATTCCGCCTAAAGATGGAAGCGCACTCTATCTACGACCATTTATGTACGCAGACGAACCGTTTATTGGTATGCGTGCAGCCACACATTTCAAGTTTATCATTATGGCTTCACCAGCTGGACCGTTTTTCAGTAAGCGCATTAAACTTTGGGCGGAAAAACAATATATAAGAGCTGCCAATGGTGGTACTGGCGAAGCTAAAGCTGCAGGAAATTATGCGGCAGCTATTCGACCAACGGAATTGGCGAAAGCAAAAGGTTACGATCAGGTTTTATGGTTAGATGCCGTTGAGCATAAATACATTCAAGAAGTTGGCACCATGAATATTTTCTTTAAAATCGATGGAAAATTTATCACGCCAAAACGCGATGGTTCCATATTAGATGGCATCACACGACTTAGTGTTATCGATATTTTACAAGATAAAGGTTATGAGGTTATTGAACGTCCAATAACGATTGATGAAATCATAGAGTCTTCAAAAAACGGTATTTTAGAAGAAGCATTCGGAACAGGAACAGCTGTCGGAATCGCCTATATACAAGAGATTGGTATTGAAGACGAAACCATTCATGTTTCTGACGAAAGTCCTGTTGGGCTAGAAGTGAATAAAACCCTTAATGCTATAAAAACAGGGAAAATTGAAGATAAATTCAATTGGATGATTAAAATTGAAAATGAATTGGTTTAAAAGACAACTTCACTTCGAGTGTTTTTTTTGGCACGCCTATTTTGTATCGAGAAGCTCTTAAAACGTTCTCGATACAACATTGCAAAGTAGCAATTTCACTCGAACTGACGAAAAGATTAAACATGAAAAAGAATATTTTAGAAAAAGGATTTTCAAAACTCTGCACAGCAAAAGCGATGGCAGAATTATACGAAGTAAATTTCAAACAAGTTTCAAAATACGTGCATGCCACATCTCGTGGACATGAAGCGATTCAAATTGCATTAGGGTTACAATTATTACCTCAAGATTATGCGTTTCCGTATTACAGAGATGATGCCATGTTATTAGCCTTCGGTTTAGAACCTTATGATTTAATGTTACAATTATTGGCCAAAAAGGATGACCCGTTTTCTGGTGGAAGGACCTATTACTCGCATCCAAGTTTAAAGGACGATGATAAACCAAAAATTCCACATCAATCATCTGCGACTGGTATGCAAGCAATTCCTGCAACTGGTGTTGCGATGGGACTTCAATATTTAGAAAAACAAGGTTTAAAAAATTCAGTTACGAGTAATCACGTATCGGCTTCCTTCCCTTCGGGAAGGACTGAGGATGGGCTTGTAGTGTGTTCTCTAGGCGACGCCTCAGTAACCGAAGGCGAAATAGCCGAAGCCTTCCAAATGGCAGCCTTAAAACAAATGCCAATTTTGTATTTAGTGCAAGATAACGGTTGGGATATTTCGGCAAACGAGGCAGAAACGAGAGCTCAAAATGCGTTTGAATACGCGCAAGGTTTTCATGGATTGGAAGCTATTTCTATTGATGGCGCCAACTTTACCGAGAGTTACGAAGCTTTGGAAAAAGTCATAAAAACAATACGAGAGGAACGACGACCGTTTTTAGTGCATGCTAAAGTGCCTTTGCTAAATCATCACACTTCTGGAGTACGCATGGAGTGGTATCGCGATGATTTAGACGACGCACGTTCTCGCGATCCATATCCAGTTTTAAAACAACAATTATTGGATGCTGGTTTTTCAGAAAAGGAAGTTGAGTCCATAGAAGATTCCGCAAAATCAAAAGTACAATCCGATTTTGAAAAAGCATTAAAAGCAGAAGACCCAAAACCAGAAGATTTATTCACTAACGATTTCGCACCAACACCGATTACAGAAGAAAAAGGCACACGAGCACCAGAAGGCGCAGAAAAAGTGGTGATGGTAGATTGCGCTTTATTCGCAGTCGAAGAACTGATGAAAAAACATAAAGAATGTCTGCTCTACGGACAAGATGTCGGCGGACGATTAGGCGGTGTTTTTAGAGAAGCGGCAACTTTAGCTCAAAAATTTGGAGATGATAGAGTCTTTAATACACCAATTCAAGAAGCTTTTATTGTTGGTTCAACGGTTGGCATGAGTGCCGTTGGGTTAAAGCCCATTGTTGAAGTTCAGTTTGCCGATTATATTTGGCCTGGACTCAATCAACTGTTCACTGAAGTGAGTCGCAGTTGTTATTTGAGTAACGGAAAATGGCCAGTGAGTATGATTCTAAGAGTTCCAATTGGTGCTTATGGAAGTGGTGGTCCGTACCATTCTTCTTCTGTGGAAAGTATAGTCACAAATATAAGAGGAATAAAGATTGCCTACCCAAGTAATGGAGCGGATTTAAAAGGCTTGATGAAAGCAGCTTATTATGATTCAAACCCTGTAGTTATTTTAGAGCACAAAGGGTTGTATTGGTCTAAAGTGCCAGGTACTAAAGGAGCAACTTCTATTGAGCCCGCTGAAGATTACATCTTACCTTTTGGAAAGGCTTGGGTACTACAAGAAATTTGGAAACAAGATAATGTAGAAACCCTAACCATTGTCACCTACGGAATGGGAGTTCATTGGGCATATAATGCTTCGGGCGAATTGAACATGAGAGATCAAATTGAAATCATTGATTTGCGAACCTTATTTCCATTAGATGAAGACACAATCATGAAATCAGTTAAAAAAACCGGTAAATGTTTAGTGGTTACCGAAGAACCTTCGAATAATAGTTTTGCAAGGGCTTTGGCAGGAAAAATTCAGGAAGAATGCTTCAAATATTTAGATGCACCAGTAATGACCATTGGAAGTGAGAATATGCCAGCCATTCCTTTGAATTCTACTTTAGAGGAAACGATGATTCCTTCCACAGAAAAAGTAAAAGCTAAGATTGAAACGTTATTGAATTATTAGATTATGATATGCTAAAAGGTTCGATATTTTTAGCATCTTTTACATTCCCATAACACAAAAAAGCCTTAATCCATAAACAGATTAAGGCTTTTAACACTCAAAAATTGATTGATTTAGTCCATATCAAATCGCAATCCGACAGATATATTATTTTGATCTACAACTTGATTTTTAAACAAAGGATTAAGGTCATATTTTACATATAAGGCAACATCTCCTAAAGCCACATAACCGCTTAGTCCATAAACAAACTCACTAACTTCAAATTGATCGC
Protein-coding sequences here:
- a CDS encoding branched-chain amino acid aminotransferase; translation: MKPNISIQKVEHSKVENIDFNNIPLGTTFTDHMFICDYDKGEWLNPRIVPMGLIPTHPAAMALHYGQAIFEGMKATVDAEGNPMLFRADKNAARLNKSADRMGMPHFPEDLFVEGLKQLVDLERNWIPPKDGSALYLRPFMYADEPFIGMRAATHFKFIIMASPAGPFFSKRIKLWAEKQYIRAANGGTGEAKAAGNYAAAIRPTELAKAKGYDQVLWLDAVEHKYIQEVGTMNIFFKIDGKFITPKRDGSILDGITRLSVIDILQDKGYEVIERPITIDEIIESSKNGILEEAFGTGTAVGIAYIQEIGIEDETIHVSDESPVGLEVNKTLNAIKTGKIEDKFNWMIKIENELV
- a CDS encoding alpha-ketoacid dehydrogenase subunit alpha/beta, whose amino-acid sequence is MKKNILEKGFSKLCTAKAMAELYEVNFKQVSKYVHATSRGHEAIQIALGLQLLPQDYAFPYYRDDAMLLAFGLEPYDLMLQLLAKKDDPFSGGRTYYSHPSLKDDDKPKIPHQSSATGMQAIPATGVAMGLQYLEKQGLKNSVTSNHVSASFPSGRTEDGLVVCSLGDASVTEGEIAEAFQMAALKQMPILYLVQDNGWDISANEAETRAQNAFEYAQGFHGLEAISIDGANFTESYEALEKVIKTIREERRPFLVHAKVPLLNHHTSGVRMEWYRDDLDDARSRDPYPVLKQQLLDAGFSEKEVESIEDSAKSKVQSDFEKALKAEDPKPEDLFTNDFAPTPITEEKGTRAPEGAEKVVMVDCALFAVEELMKKHKECLLYGQDVGGRLGGVFREAATLAQKFGDDRVFNTPIQEAFIVGSTVGMSAVGLKPIVEVQFADYIWPGLNQLFTEVSRSCYLSNGKWPVSMILRVPIGAYGSGGPYHSSSVESIVTNIRGIKIAYPSNGADLKGLMKAAYYDSNPVVILEHKGLYWSKVPGTKGATSIEPAEDYILPFGKAWVLQEIWKQDNVETLTIVTYGMGVHWAYNASGELNMRDQIEIIDLRTLFPLDEDTIMKSVKKTGKCLVVTEEPSNNSFARALAGKIQEECFKYLDAPVMTIGSENMPAIPLNSTLEETMIPSTEKVKAKIETLLNY